Proteins co-encoded in one Salvia splendens isolate huo1 chromosome 4, SspV2, whole genome shotgun sequence genomic window:
- the LOC121799808 gene encoding probable WRKY transcription factor 49 has product MLNPIMMMDELFKVASEDELVDELSPLFTLPYNVPFSADSPLLAPITLDDRYGIHGLGHHMSEAEDRIPMMERSHLRKANHDNINKYTLRINNSGNVMADDGYKWRKYGQKSIKNSPNPRSYYRCTNPRCNAKKQVERSIEDPEILIITYEGLHLHYTYPFLFLNNQPTKKHKGPLPESKANYIPAQTENGLTDSMAQQGLLEDVVPLTIRKPTNSSQSSSSTSHDRSSQPSSPASSNSLSTYSYLGLI; this is encoded by the exons ATGTTGAATCCAATAATGATGATGGATGAATTATTTAAGGTGGCAAGTGAAGATGAGCTAGTCGATGAGTTGTCGCCTCTTTTCACGCTGCCTTACAACGTGCCATTCTCAGCCGATTCCCCCCTTCTCGCTCCGATAACACTTGATGACCGCTATGGAATCCATGGCCTTGGTCATCATATGTCGGAAGCTGAGGACAG aaTTCCAATGATGGAAAGAAGTCATCTGAGAAAGGCTAATCATGACAACATCAATAAATATACTTTGAGAATCAACAACTCTGGCAATGTTATGGCGGATGATGGCTACAAATGGAGGAAATATGGCcagaaatcaatcaagaatagcCCAAATCCCAG AAGCTACTATAGGTGCACAAATCCAAGATGCAATGCAAAGAAACAAGTGGAGAGGTCCATTGAAGATCCTGAGATTCTAATAATCACCTATGAAGGCCTGCATCTCCACTATACCTACCCATTCTTGTTCTTAAACAACCAGCCTACCAAGAAACACAAAGGCCCCTTACCTGAATCAAAAGCCAATTACATTCCGGCCCAGACAGAAAATGGGCTCACTGATTCAATGGCCCAACAAGGCCTGCTCGAAGATGTAGTGCCGTTGACTATCAGAAAGCCTACGAATTCATCTCAATCATCATCTTCAACTTCACATGATCGATCATCACAGCCTTCTTCGCCGGCCTCATCCAACTCCCTTTCTACTTACTCATATTTAGGCTTAATATGA